The following coding sequences are from one Perognathus longimembris pacificus isolate PPM17 chromosome 13, ASM2315922v1, whole genome shotgun sequence window:
- the LOC125361647 gene encoding olfactory receptor 8K3-like, whose amino-acid sequence MERQNRTAVTEFILMGISDRPELQAPLFAFFLLVYISSTVGNLGMIIITTMDSRLQTPMYFFLKHLAFTDLGYSTAVGPKMLVNFVTGQNKISYYSCATQMAFFFLFIGSELFILSAMSYDRYVAICKPLLYTVIMSQRVCWVLVAIPYLYNTFLSLLVTVKIFNLSFCGYNVIHHFFCDSSPLLSLLCSDTHEIEWIIMIFAAFDLLSSLLLVLVSYLLILILILKMNTAEGRHKAFSTCGSHLTVVVVFYGTLTSMYVQPKSTHSFDTNKLSSIFYTLIIPMLNPLIYSLRNKDVKWAVFRMWKKMCSIFS is encoded by the coding sequence ATGGAGAGGCAAAATCGCACAGCGGTGACTGAATTCATCCTGATGGGCATCTCAGATCGTCCTGAGCTCCAGGCTCCCTTATTTGCATTCTTCCTCCTTGTCTACATAAGTTCAACAGTGGGCAACTTGGGCATGATCATCATCACCACGATGGACTCCAGGCTGCAAACCCCAATGTACTTTTTTCTCAAACACCTGGCTTTCACCGATCTCGGTTATTCCACAGCTGTGGGACCCAAAATGTTGGTCAATTTTGTCACAGGTCAAAATAAAATCTCCTACTATTCTTGTGCAACACAGAtggctttctttttcctgttcattGGTAGTGAACTTTTCATTCTGTCTGCCATGtcttatgaccgctatgtggccatctgtaaGCCGCTGCTTTATACTGTCATCATGTCACAAAGAGTATGTTGGGTCCTGGTGGCAATCCCCTATCTCTACAATACCTTTCTCTCGCTTCTAGTCACTGTAAAGATATTCAATTTATCCTTCTGTGGCTACAATGTCATCCACCACTTTTTTTGTGACAGCAGTCCTTTACTATCTTTGCTTTGCTCAGATACACATGAAATCGAATGGATCATTATGATCTTTGCAGCCTTTGatttgctttcttctcttctgctTGTCCTTGTGTCCTACCTGCTCATCCTCATACTCATTCTCAAGATGAACACAGCTGAGGGCAGACACAAGGCTTTCTCCACCTGTGGGTCTCACTTGACAGTGGTTGTAGTCTTCTATGGGACTTTGACATCTATGTATGTACAGCCCAAGTCCACTCATTCTTTTGACACAAATAAATTATCTTCCATATTTTATACCCTGATTATCCCTATGTTGAATCCCTTGATCTATAGCTTAAGAAACAAAGACGTAAAATGGGCTGTTTTTAGGATGTGGAAAAAAATGTGCAGTATCTTTTCTTAA